The bacterium genomic interval TCCCGCGGGATCCCGAAGATCCTCTCCGACGACCTCGTTCTCACCGACCTGTTCGACCTGATCCCGCCGACCGCGCACATCGAGACGGTGACGGGGGCGCACTTCTCCGGCAAGCCGCTGTCGTTCCCGGGGTGGAAGATGATCGGCGCCGAGGCGGTGGTCATCGGCCTGGCCGAGGAACGGGGCGGCCGGCTCTCGATCGAGATGCGCCTCTACGACGCCACGCGGGGAACGCTCCTGCTCGCGAAGCGGTACGCCGGCACACCGGCCCAACTCTCCTCCATCGTGCACCGGTTCGCCAACGAGATCGTGTACACCTTCACCGGGGTCCGGGGCGTCTTCGGGACCGCGATCGCGTTCACCGCCCGCCCGGCGAAGTCCAGGGGGAAGGAACTCTACATCGTCGGGATGGACGGGAAGGACCTGCGCAAGGTGACGGACAATCGCAGCTACAACCTATTCCCCCGCTGGTCTCCCGACGGGCAATGGCTGGCGTACACCTCGTTCCGCACCGGCGCGCCCATCGTATACCTCCGCAACGTCTCGACGGGGGCGGAGAAGGAGGTCGTCCGGTTCGGCGGATCGAAGGCCCCCGGGGGGTTCTCGCCCGACGGGGCATGGCTGTACGCCGGCGTGAGCCGGGACGGCAATTCCGACATCTACCGGGTCCGGGTGGTCGGAGGCTCCGTCGAAAAGGTGGAGGGAGGGTGGGGGCTCGACGTCTCTCCTTCCCCGTCCCCCGACGGCCGGCGGGTCGCCTTCGTTTCCGACCGCGGCGGTTCCCCGCAAATCTACGTGAAGACGATCGGCATCCCGGGAGAGACCCGGATCTCGAGCAGGACCAGCTTCGCCACGTCGCCGTCCTGGTCTCCCGCCGGAGACCGGATCGCCTACACCGCCCGCACCGGCGGGCGGTTCATCATCGCGACCGTCGCGCCCGACGGATCCGATCCCCGGGAAGTCGCGTCCGCCCCCGATGGCGACTGCAAAGACCCGTCGTTCTCCCCCGACGGCCGCTCCCTGGTTTACACGTACAGGAAAAGAGGGTATTCTGCCCTGAAAATAATTTCGTCGGACGGCCGGAGGCAACGGACCCTCGTGTCCGGCATGGAGAACGCGGGGTCTCCCGCCTGGTCCCCCGGACGGTAGATCAGCTCGGACGGCGTCAAGGTGCCCAGACGCATTCATCCAAAGGAGGAAACATGATGAAGTGGACATCTTTCTGGAAATGGTCCGCGCTCGCGTTATCCGTAGCCGCCCTGGTGGCGGTGGGGTGCGCCAAGAAACAGACGGTGAAGTCCGAAGGGGCCGAGGGTGCTCCGGGGGCCCCCGCCGTATCGGAACCGTCCGTGAAAGAGGCTCCGCCGGCTCCCATGGAGGTCGCACCGGCGCCGCAGCCCGCGCCCGGGGTCGCGGTCACCGAGGAGAGGCGTTCCCAGTTTGACGACGTCCTGTTCGACTTCGACAGGTCGGAGTTGAGAGAGGACGGACGCAGGACGTGCGAGGCCGTGGCCGACTACCTGACGAAGAACCCCCAGGCGAAGATCCTGATCGAGGGGCATTGCGACGAGCGCGGCACCGCGGAATACAACCTGGCGCTGGGTGAACGTCGCGCGACGGCGGTGATGTCCTACCTCGTCTCCCTCGGCGTGCCGAGGGCGGCGCTCTCCACGATCAGCTTCGGCGAGGAAAGGCCGCTGGATCCGGGCCACGACGAGGCGGCGTGGGCAAAGAACCGCCGTGCCCACTTCGTCCTGAGATAAGGTGTTCCTGATGGCGCGCAGCGCGGTCGTTTTTCCGCTGATCGGGGCATTCGCCGCCTTCATGGCGGGGTGCGCGGTCATGGACACCGGCGCCTTTACGCGGCTCCAGGACGACATGGAGGGGCTGAAGAAGGAGATGGCGGTGCTCAGGACGTCGCCCTCCCCCGCATCCCGTCTTGCGGCGGAAGGCGCGGACGTGGACGATGTCCAGTCCGTGCGGAAGAGCTTTGCGGACTTGAACGCCGACTTCGACCGGATGAGGTCCGACCAACTGGCGGCCACCACCCGGGTGGACGATGCGCGGGACGAGATGCAGCGGATCGCCGCCCGGCAGGACGCGCAGGAGCAGGCGGTGCAGGAGATCCGGGGGAACGCCGGCCGGGTGAAGGAGATCGAAAAGCGCCTGGCGGCGCTCGAGGAGCGGATCGGCATGCTTGCCGCGGCCCCGGCCGCGGAGCACGCCGCTCCGGAGGGTTCGCGGCAGTGGAAAAGCCCGGAGGAGATGTACGAGACCGCCGTGGGGCAGGTGAAGGGCGGGAACCCGAAGAAGGGACGGGAAACGCTCTCCGACTTCATTGTGAAGTACCCGGGTCACAAGCTGATCCCGAACGCCCTTTACTGGAAGGGAGAGGCGTTCTATG includes:
- the pal gene encoding peptidoglycan-associated lipoprotein Pal; this translates as MKWTSFWKWSALALSVAALVAVGCAKKQTVKSEGAEGAPGAPAVSEPSVKEAPPAPMEVAPAPQPAPGVAVTEERRSQFDDVLFDFDRSELREDGRRTCEAVADYLTKNPQAKILIEGHCDERGTAEYNLALGERRATAVMSYLVSLGVPRAALSTISFGEERPLDPGHDEAAWAKNRRAHFVLR
- the ybgF gene encoding tol-pal system protein YbgF, which produces MARSAVVFPLIGAFAAFMAGCAVMDTGAFTRLQDDMEGLKKEMAVLRTSPSPASRLAAEGADVDDVQSVRKSFADLNADFDRMRSDQLAATTRVDDARDEMQRIAARQDAQEQAVQEIRGNAGRVKEIEKRLAALEERIGMLAAAPAAEHAAPEGSRQWKSPEEMYETAVGQVKGGNPKKGRETLSDFIVKYPGHKLIPNALYWKGEAFYAEKDFENAILTFQDVVDRYPQGDKAPDAMYKQGLAFLSLNDKKNARILLDLVQKKYPKSKAAGMAKKKLTEIR